One segment of Bacillota bacterium DNA contains the following:
- a CDS encoding phage tail tape measure protein: MARKVYELALVLAGKIDSSFGGAFSSAGEKLQRMNRTISALRAEMRQLEKAQKAGKITAEEYASAHAKLAQQLEETERAQKRLATAVRINEKVASFRQAMRGRLLDTVEYALTLGASVRAAIQFESAMADVRKVVDFETPEQFKAMGKDIVQLSKRIPMAASELAQIVAAGGQAGIAREELLGFAEAAAKMGVAFDITAEEAGQTMAEWRSAFNMTQEQVNILADQINYLGNTTAASAPKIAEVVRRIGPLGEVGGAAAAQIAALGATMVSAGIQEEVAATGIKNLILGLVAGESATKGQAAAFKRLGLDAVEMAKLMQKDAQGAILKVLEAIKRLPKHEQASMLDELFGKESIGPISVLLTRLDALKENFSKVGDATKYAGSMQAEFEARSATTENRLQLLRNQMTALGISVGEILLPPLNTLAGRLAGIIERVQELAGRYPSLTNAIVIGTAALMGLSIAFWAVGYAASIIATPFTTLYMLATRFGIVSGIATVATKTWAAAQWLLNAAWAASPIGVMIAGVGALIGIGYLLYRNWDKIREFFVNLWNGPLAALDRFAKKVYEKLGKVLRWFGLGGEASPKAGTTGGFGGFRAIEGHAAGGIFDKPHMAWIAEKGPEAVVPLDGSSRAVSLWAQAGEILGVRPTSAPQIVYSPIYNVYGGGDVEEAVRRAAKQAEDDFAARMRALLHQERRLSYA, from the coding sequence ATGGCGCGTAAGGTTTATGAGTTGGCTCTAGTGCTGGCTGGAAAGATAGATTCTTCGTTCGGCGGGGCCTTTTCTTCGGCTGGTGAAAAATTGCAGAGAATGAACCGGACTATTTCAGCCTTGAGAGCGGAAATGCGCCAGCTGGAGAAGGCCCAAAAGGCAGGCAAGATAACGGCCGAGGAATATGCTAGCGCTCATGCAAAGCTTGCCCAGCAATTGGAGGAGACCGAACGGGCTCAAAAAAGACTGGCAACAGCGGTACGCATAAATGAGAAAGTAGCAAGCTTCCGTCAGGCTATGCGGGGTCGCCTTCTTGATACTGTTGAGTACGCCTTAACTTTGGGTGCTTCAGTTAGAGCGGCCATTCAATTTGAATCCGCCATGGCTGATGTAAGAAAAGTAGTCGATTTTGAGACCCCGGAGCAGTTCAAGGCCATGGGTAAGGACATCGTTCAGTTATCTAAGCGCATTCCCATGGCTGCCAGTGAATTAGCTCAAATTGTTGCGGCTGGCGGCCAGGCCGGTATTGCTAGAGAGGAACTTTTAGGTTTTGCGGAAGCGGCTGCCAAAATGGGGGTAGCTTTCGATATTACAGCTGAGGAAGCCGGCCAGACCATGGCCGAGTGGCGGTCGGCTTTCAATATGACGCAGGAGCAGGTCAACATTTTGGCGGACCAGATTAACTACTTGGGCAATACTACGGCAGCTTCAGCGCCAAAAATAGCTGAAGTCGTGCGCCGTATAGGTCCTTTGGGTGAAGTTGGCGGCGCTGCAGCGGCGCAGATTGCCGCCCTGGGTGCCACCATGGTGTCAGCGGGTATCCAGGAAGAGGTAGCTGCAACCGGCATCAAAAATTTGATTTTGGGGCTTGTGGCTGGTGAAAGCGCTACAAAGGGGCAGGCTGCAGCCTTTAAACGCCTTGGCTTGGACGCCGTAGAAATGGCCAAGCTCATGCAGAAAGATGCCCAAGGAGCGATTTTGAAAGTTTTAGAAGCTATAAAGCGGTTGCCCAAACATGAACAGGCTTCGATGTTAGATGAATTGTTTGGCAAAGAGAGTATCGGCCCGATTTCGGTTCTCTTGACGCGTTTAGACGCTTTGAAAGAGAACTTTTCTAAGGTGGGCGATGCCACAAAATATGCGGGCAGTATGCAGGCAGAATTTGAAGCCAGGTCGGCAACTACTGAAAATAGGCTACAGTTATTAAGGAATCAGATGACTGCCCTTGGGATTTCTGTTGGAGAGATACTGCTACCGCCTCTGAACACCTTAGCAGGGAGGCTGGCAGGTATAATTGAAAGGGTTCAGGAGTTAGCCGGAAGGTATCCAAGCTTGACAAATGCCATTGTTATTGGTACTGCAGCTCTTATGGGTCTGAGTATTGCATTCTGGGCGGTAGGTTATGCTGCTAGTATTATTGCTACACCCTTTACCACGCTTTATATGCTGGCTACAAGGTTTGGGATTGTAAGCGGTATTGCAACTGTAGCGACTAAGACCTGGGCGGCAGCGCAATGGCTTCTGAATGCGGCCTGGGCTGCCAGTCCAATTGGAGTAATGATTGCGGGTGTAGGGGCGCTGATTGGTATTGGGTACCTGTTGTACCGCAACTGGGACAAAATAAGAGAGTTCTTTGTTAACTTGTGGAATGGCCCATTGGCTGCCCTCGATAGGTTCGCCAAGAAAGTATATGAAAAGCTCGGCAAAGTGTTAAGATGGTTCGGTTTGGGAGGAGAAGCCAGCCCTAAAGCAGGAACTACTGGTGGCTTTGGCGGTTTCAGGGCTATTGAAGGGCACGCCGCTGGAGGCATTTTTGATAAACCGCACATGGCATGGATTGCAGAGAAAGGTCCAGAGGCGGTGGTGCCCTTGGACGGTTCTTCCCGGGCCGTATCACTATGGGCACAGGCAGGAGAGATACTGGGTGTGAGACCTACAAGTGCGCCTCAAATTGTTTATTCTCCCATCTACAACGTGTATGGGGGCGGAGACGTGGAGGAAGCTGTGCGGCGAGCTGCCAAACAAGCAGAAGATGACTTTGCGGCCCGGATGCGGGCCTTGCTTCATCAGGAGAGGCGGCTAAGCTATGCGTGA
- a CDS encoding phage baseplate assembly protein V: MSGIWRNLIRIGRVSAVDPARATARVVFEAQEVVSYDLPVIQRQTLRNKDYYLPDVGEHVVCIFLPTGNADGFILGAIYTDEDQLPASSQDKRVIQFEDGTRIEYDRASHTLTVNAVGPINIVAAGNVNVTGDVIADGISLKSHVHPKNDSGGPTGPPQ, encoded by the coding sequence ATGTCCGGTATTTGGAGGAACCTCATACGGATAGGGAGAGTATCGGCGGTAGACCCCGCCCGGGCCACTGCCAGGGTAGTGTTCGAGGCCCAGGAAGTGGTATCCTATGACCTTCCGGTTATCCAGCGCCAGACCTTGCGCAATAAGGATTACTATCTTCCCGATGTAGGTGAGCACGTAGTTTGTATTTTCTTACCCACCGGAAACGCTGATGGATTTATTCTTGGAGCCATTTATACCGATGAGGACCAACTGCCGGCGAGCAGCCAGGATAAAAGGGTGATCCAGTTTGAGGATGGGACCAGAATTGAATACGATCGGGCCTCCCACACGCTGACCGTTAACGCCGTTGGCCCTATTAATATCGTGGCTGCCGGCAACGTTAACGTAACGGGAGACGTAATTGCAGATGGTATTAGTCTAAAAAGCCACGTTCATCCGAAAAACGACAGTGGTGGCCCGACTGGGCCCCCGCAATAG
- a CDS encoding phage tail protein — MREYVTMQGDTWDLIALRVYGSEKYMTKLIEANPEHRETVFFSAGIRLKVPEITTPVPSKLPPWKRSGS; from the coding sequence ATGCGTGAGTATGTGACAATGCAGGGCGATACATGGGACCTGATCGCTCTGCGGGTTTACGGCAGCGAGAAGTATATGACCAAACTCATTGAGGCCAATCCTGAACACCGGGAGACGGTCTTTTTTTCTGCCGGCATTCGGCTGAAAGTACCGGAAATCACCACGCCCGTGCCTTCCAAACTTCCGCCCTGGAAGAGGAGCGGTAGCTGA